From a region of the Zonotrichia albicollis isolate bZonAlb1 chromosome 5, bZonAlb1.hap1, whole genome shotgun sequence genome:
- the FABP2 gene encoding fatty acid-binding protein, intestinal has product MAFDGTWKVDRNENYEKFMEAMGIGMMKRKLGAHDNLKITIQQNGDKFNVKEASNFRTIEIEFTLGASFDYSLADGTELTGAWTLEGNKLVATFTRKDNGKVLKATREIVGDELVQTYLYEGVESKRFFKRA; this is encoded by the exons atggcTTTCGACGGCACGTGGAAAGTGGACAGGAATGAGAACTATGAGAAGTTCATGGAGGCAATGG gTATTGGCATGATGAAAAGAAAGCTGGGAGCCCATGACAATCTGAAGATCACCATCCAGCAAAATGGGGACAAATTTAATGTCAAAGAAGCCAGCAACTTCCGAACCATCGAGATTGAATTTACTCTGGGAGCCAGCTTTGACTACAGCCTGGCGGATGGCACCGAGCTCACT GGTGCTTGGACCCTGGAAGGAAATAAACTTGTGGCCACATTTACCAGAAAAGACAATGGAAAAGTGCTTAAAGCAACCAGAGAAATCGTGGGTGATGAACTCGTTCAG ACCTACCTGTACGAAGGAGTTGAGTCCAAGAGATTCTTCAAGAGGGCTTGA